DNA sequence from the Eulemur rufifrons isolate Redbay chromosome 6, OSU_ERuf_1, whole genome shotgun sequence genome:
AAGTTACAACTAAGTgctcatataaaaataaactcaaaaatattttgaagagaaacTGTGGATTGCAGAATGATCCATATCCTGCAATATCAATTATATAGATgtaaacacatatttatatatggaaCCATATACATATCATATTTGCATGTAAattaagaaagaatatttctaatTCTACCAATATTATGTGaacatttaaataatacattttaaataaaaataaattaaaaattttaaataaattatatctatcaactatctccttttgaaaatgaaatatatagcaTTAACATTAACTTATTCTGCCTTTCTTATAGACATTGCTGTTGTTTCCTTCATAGAATATATAATCTTATAtccaaattatattatattatgtaaATTCCCATTTAATGACTAGTTAAGAAATTTTTCAGGCTTTacatttgattgatttttttgtctcctgaaagtattttttaaacactttattctgatttttctatCACTCAAATGCAAGATATCTTAGGGAATTTTGTGGGAGTGTTGCAGGAAAATAGAATTGTACCCATTTGAGAATATTTATCATCAATTTGTTGTCAAGCATTGTATTGTCTATACAATTACAGAATTCTTAGCTCAAATatgattttccaaaattctagaTATGAGTTCTTCAAAAAACTTTACACAAGTATCCAAATGGCAGAATTGGTTAAAGTGCACCTGTTATAGGTTGGAGACAAAGCTCACATCAGCCTGTCAATCACTTGGAATTGATAATTCTTTGAAAGACAGAACGTCCCAGACCACActgtttatatttcttattctatCTTAATGATATAAGAAAGTATATAATTCTATCTTAATTTTATCTCTATATACTTGTTTCCCTTATAGAATTGGTCAAAACGGATaggtattttatgtattttaaaatgtattgtcaTCCTTCACCTTCCCCATCATGCTCAAAAATATAGACTCTATACAGTCATCACTTGATATATGCaaaggattggttccaggacctcccgcagataccaaaatccaagaaTGCTCAGTTCcatgatataaaatggcatgatATTTGAATATCACCTGtggcacatcctcccatatactttaaatcatttttagattacttctaatatttaatacaatgttAATTATTACTACATTGCATTGTTTGGATTAgtgacaagaaaaaatatttgtatatgctCAGTACAGAcgatttattttccaaatattttttttctgaggttGGCTCCATCCATGAATGCTGAaaccatggatatggagggctgactgtatctTAAACAGTGTTTAATTTGCTCAGCATTGCATCCATGATAGTATTTTGCTCACAAAATCACTCaatctgttgaataaatacactcattcttgttttatgtttaaccTTGATGAAGAAAAACTGTGAATGACTAAATTGTTTAAATAGGaccataatattttatattaccaGTAAATCGAATTCTTGGAAAACATGCCATTTTTAGCATTAACCTCTTATATATCTGAAATGGTTTAGTGGTGAGACATAGTTGCATGCACTCCATGGCATCAAGACCTCTGTTCTCCATGGTAACCCTAACTTTATATgatacttattaaaaatacagtagtATGTAcacaatatatttaacaaatttggTAGAAACAATGTATATTTTGTTCTAGTAGTGGGTAGTGAGAAAGGGAAATCTAACTTTAtaacaattttcaaatttttctatagTAACAGATTAGTTTTGGTCTACATGTTgccctggttttgtttttaagctttaaagttttttttttttagggctgTGTTGATACATGTTCATATAGAgtaatattattcttttattgttgCGTGTTACACATAACTCCTTGGAATTTAGATGAATTAGAGCATGaaatagttctttgaaaagatcaaataaTTGACAAACTTAGcaaaaattttcaggaaaaaaatacaaataaacaaatatatgattAGGGAACATTATGATAAAATTTACTTCACTatgtttaaaaacttaaacaaaataggaaaatgtcTTGTAATACACAAACTGCCAGTGCTCCTTCCATAAGAAATTGAGAATTTAAGCAGTCTCATATCTACTAGAAAAATTGTAATTACAGACTCTACAAGGAATTTTCCAGGTCCAGATGGATTTACAAGGGGAATACAAtcaaatatttaggaagaaaactATATGAATTCTATTCTAACTTTTCTCAGAAAATGGTAAAGGAAAAATCttttccaaatcattttataaGGGCAGCTTTATGTTGACACAAAATTGAAACTACGTTATTACAAGGTAAGAAAACTACTGCCAATACCTTTCCCAAACTAAGCCCCTCCCATATATAGCAATTATTGCTCATAACTGTCTCTTTTTGAGGCCAAAATAATCCTGAAAGCTTTCCCTCTGCTGATCACCACTTTGGAAAGTTTCCATCTTTCAAATTTTGGGATGTGCCTTCCTATGGAAATAGGAACTTCTGATCACTCCCTCATACATTAGGTCAGAAATTTAACTTCTAGCCAGTTTgtcagacagacacacacattgaaaacaaaaatcatttcacAAGCACAGGCCTCTGGGAGCCATGGAACAGCTTGAGTTATAGCTTTGTATAGCTGAAATATTAACCTATATATTGAACGAAAATTTACAAAACCATTCCTTTTCACCAAGAGCCTATGTCAGCAGATTCAAGATTTCTAATATTCTTCCACTGTAATTCCAAGACCAAAATATTACCCATATCACTATTTTGAAGATCAAATTAAAAGGATAAGGTATGGATCATTCTCAAACATCATGTCCATTGGCACAGTGTGAACTCTCTGGATGTTAGCTCTAAATTTATGAAAGCTGAAGGTGACTCTTTAGTGATCAGTAGGTTTATAGAGGGCTTAAAGAAACCTGAAAATAAGCTGATTCACAGATAAGATAAtaaacagagaaagggaagtaAGCATACTTTAGTTAAAATGAGAGattcactttaaagaaaaaaaaaaaaaccactagcTACAATACAAGGCAACATTTCCTAAGAAGACTAGTTCAAGATCCATATGTAtacctttaaaataattgaattgcCATGACAGGGGCAAAATGAGCTTGCAACCATAAACACCACGGGTATTGTGAGAGCCACTGATTAAATCGGAGAATCAGTCAGGTCCCAACCAATGTGGATCTATCAGGTTTATCATTCCAAGAGAAAATACCAGGCCAGAAATGTCAGCAAggactcagaaaaaaaatgaagtacccTACTGTAACAAGACCAGAAAGCGTGTCTTGGGACCATGTCAGGGTTCTTTTAGGGCATGGATGACTCAAAGTAATCTCCTTTCCTTGTGTAAGAGTCTcaataaaacattatattaaaatgttctaGATATCTGGATATCTTGTTacttaaaataaacattgaacACGTCAGAAAGAAATTGGGGAAATGTATTCTAGAAAATGGACTGTTATTGTGGAGTCAGGAAACTATAATTGTTATTGGAGATTACAAGacaaaatagtacagagagtaaCTATATTGGAACACAGTAAACCTTAGAATGGAAAATCATGGggctttaaataattttattgagtgcaatcatttttacataattaaaCAGGAAATACATGTAATTAGGCATTAGGACACAACGTAGGCTTATGACTAAGGGTGATCTCTGGATTCAGACTGCCAATAATCAAATCTCTGCTCCACTGGTTCTAATGACAAAACTTCAGGAAGTTATTTTATCTATGTGCCCATGTCTTTGAATTGAGGAAACATATATAAAGCACTAATAACAGTATCTGGAACATAATAAAAGGCTAGATAAAATTAAGACATGGCTACATTACTTGATCATAGTAACAATCTAGGTTCTATTTTTAACcaagacaaattatttaaataagacaaataaaaatatgaactcaAAGTAATCATTTTAACATGATCCAAATGGCTGTCAAATGATAGTTGATATTGGTATTATTACTTGAGTAAACAAAATCATCAGAAACATCTATTTCTTTCTACTCTAGAAATTAGTGGCTGTCTAGATCTCCAGTTCAATTACCATTTATATGGTAGGAATGGGAAAAGATCCATTTGGCTGGTGAAAAACCTAGAATCAAGcttacattttttgttgtttgtttcacTATTTTGTAAATCAGTCAAAAAGTCCAGTCTACCTAAGATGCTCACTAAAATATATGGCCCTGCGACTAAACTAGATAGCAGGAGCCTTGTATAAACAATAGATATAAATGTTGttagagtaataaaaataagCTAACAAAATTATTGATCTTTTAGTAAACACTTGATGGACTTTATTCAGTAAAATTTACCTTTTCCATAATGAGTGAATCTCAAAATACCCTATCTCAAGTAGCCACGATAAGGTATAGATTCCAACAGCTAATCTGACTTATGCACTGCTATGATTCCCAGCCCACCTTATGTGcattttctgatttataaaattGATCAAAATATTTACACGTTATTTTCACTGACGAAGGATGATcatgggaaaaggaagaggaaggtaTTTACAActagtaaaatattattaaaatagaaattgttaaaactgtttttaatgctttttgaTGCTTACCCTTTTTTATTCCACTTGTTGACTTTTAAATGCATTCACATTTGGTTTTAAAACCTAGGATCTTTTCAAGTAGAACAATCTCTGAAGTCTTCTTCGTATTTGTTGGGTCTTGATACTATAAATAATAGGGTTCATCAAGGGTGGAAAAAGGATGTAGATATTGCCCATGAGGACATGAACCAATGGTGAGAGATGTTTCCCAAAACGGTGCACCATGGTCAGACCAATGATTGGGATGTAGAAAACCAAAACAGCACAGATGTGAGATACACAGGTCTGCAAGGACTTGAGTCTCTCCTCCTGGGATGCAATGGCTAGCACAGTATGCAGGATCATGACATAGGAAATAAGTATGAGCACTGCATCCAACAACAGGTTGCTGATTACCAGAAACAGACCGTAGATATTGTTGAAACGGATATCTGAACAAGCAATTCGAATTAAGTCCTGATGCAGGCAGAAAGAGTGAGAAAGGATGTGAGGTCGGCAATAATTTAAGAATTTCAGAGGGATGATGACTGGAGGTATGAGTAAAGAACTCCTACATAATATTGCCACCCCAATTTTGATGATTTTATCATTCGTTAGAATGGAGGAGTAGCGTAGAGGGTTGCAAATGGCAATGTAGCGATCAAAAGACATAGCAAGGAGGACAGAGGATTCCGTGAAGGACAGACCATGGATGAAATAGGACTGGGCAATGCAGGAATCCAGGCTGATCTCACAAATGAACCCCCACAGGATCCCCAGCACTGTGTGCACAGTGGACATCCCCACACACAGGTCAGTGAGGGCCAACATGGCCAGAAAGTAGAACATGGGCTGGTGCAGGCTTGACTCAGTCCGAATCACATGGAGCACCATGCAGTTTCCCAGGAACACCATGGCATAGATGGAGGAGAAAGGGATGGAGAGCCAGAGATAGTTAGATTCTAGGCCAGGAAAACCAGTGAGAACAAATCTGGAACTATTGAAGTTTGAGACAGAGATAGCAGACATTAATAAAGGATTGGAAATATTTCTAAGCAAAAACTAAGCATAAACTAAGCAAAATAGAGATCTAATTCCTTACGCTTTAGGgcaaaaaaatcttttctctagACATGAAATTTCCAGTGCTAGTGACTAGGGAAGACAGAAGACCAGAGAGTTTTATGCAGAAACAGTAATGTTAGTGGGCACATGGGATTTAGACTTCCAGTTGAACTTCTGGGAATATTTGTTCATCCCTAAAGTGAGACTATGTGTGATCATAGGTGTATACTGCTTGCATGGATGGCATCACTCTCAGGAGAATGTgaaattaagtcatttttttcttgggTACTACAGCTGTTCCTTTTACTTTTTGGGGGTCATAAGATTCCAAAATAACTGGACTACTTAAAGTAACCTAACCTTGCAGAACATAAAAATTACCCAAGAGACAATATACAAACTAAGTGGAATCTGAACTTGTTTGCACATTTCACATTGTTTAGCGCCTCtgaaaattatttatctatttaaattgGACTTTACTTGTCTTCTGTTTTTCATGGACCTCTTATACTGTAGAAGATTTCTGCCTTTCCTGAATCTCACAATATTGTTTCCTCTTATGTCTTAAGTAAGATGACATAATTGGcatgcatttttgacttagaggtactaaacaaatatttcaaagtatcAGTTTTACCTGTAACTTTGCTAGCTATTTAtagatagaataaaattaattagtaaAGGATGACAAATTTTTGTAATAACCAAAGACTCATAAAAATGGCAACGTGGATCTAGCCTTTTGTAGGTCAATTTCTACAACCCAGAACTTTCAGCATCTCTTCCACATTAAGTAGATCAGGCCACGTCATGTGAATTTCTTTGGTTAAGAAAGTCTATGAATTATTAGAGTGTGTAGGATTACTTTTAATGTTTCAGAATACACACAGAGCTCTATACAGAGGTACCAAAATGATTTGTATAGTTTGGTTACTGAAAATAGTTCTAAGGAGTGATTTGATTTTGGGGGAAGAATACCACAgttaaacatacaaagaaaatatttgaattatatgaGCATCTAGATATTATCCTCACCATGTAATTAAGTATCTGAATAGGAACCTTGGAAAAGGGGAattaataaatctaataaaatgaaaaatggcatTGAAATGGAATTACATTCAAAGAATGCTATTTCTTCTTGATAAGGATTCAGTCAAAATAAACATCAGTGACTAATGCAATGAGCGTTCAGTAATAAGACTAGaaaaaacaatggataaataTGACCAAAAAGTTGGATAGTCAAAGacacaagataaaataaatgtggccctttttttaaagcattacttCTAACcgaaatgtttgtactcccataatattctgaaataaaacaaaagattaagCCATTTactttgagataattgtagatttgcATCTAGTTATCAGAAATGCTACAGAGAGATCCTGTGTACCATTTACCCagttatatttgctttttaaactttaatttgaGTTTACTGTAGTGAATCTCTTCACTCTTTTTAACTGGATGCTAATGTACAATTATCTCAAACTGTCATGGAGAAGTATGCATAACTTTCCAAAGAAATATAGACTaatggcaaaaaatatataaaaaaaatctcaaaatctttaatcatcagggacatacaaatcaaaaccacagtgagacataACTTAACTCCAGAAAGAataacatttatcaaaaagtcccaaacaacaaatgttagcatggatgcagagagataggaacactcatatactgctggtgggactgcgaaCTAGTAAAAACTCTATGGAAAGGAGTATGGATATACCCCAAACAACTataagtagaactgccatttgatcaagcaatcccaatactgaatatttacccaaaataaaaaaagacattatgtgtatatattaaaaaaaaacacctccacttaaatgtttataataccacaattcacaattgcaaagatggggcaacaacccaagtacccatcaataagtgagtggattaataaaatgtagtatatatacaccatggagtactactcagccataaaataatgGTAAATTAATATCTCCTccattaacctggatggaactggagaccattcttctaagtgaagtatcagaagaatgaaaaaacaaacactacctGCATTCACAAATAAATTGGAACAAATCCATCAACACCTACGCAcagatatggaaataacattcatccaAAATCAAGCAAgagagaggtgggtggaggggatgggaaaTTCACACCtgtgggtacaatgaacactatttgggtgaagAACACACCAGTAGCCaggattcaagcattacaaaaacaatccatatAACCCAAAACATTGgtacttcattaatattttgaaacgtAGAAAAGCCACAagctaaaatattaacatttagtgTTGCTTATATAAAACATATCCATTACACAAAGCTGATAAAACTATAACTAAACCTTTACCATTTTTGCCTTTATATCACCAGTTGATTACATTTGATTAGCTCTGTGTTCTAGGAGTCAAAGTTTTATTGTCTTGAATGTAAAACTAGAATTTATAGTTTAGCATTCAGTGAACCCAAGAAAGCACAGAGTCTCACAAAGGGCAAGGTTGTTCCAGACTgactttatgttatgtaaataagGTAAATGAAAATTCAAGAAGGATCCTTATGGTAGAATATCTTAAACACGCCATCTCGAATTTGTTTGGTCTTTACTCCATAGACTATAGGATTAAGCAAAGGTGGGACAAGGAGGTAAAGGTTTGACAGAAGAATATGAATGTAGGATGGAATGTGGAACCCATgtgtaaagaaagagaagaaagtcagGAGATAAAACTCAAGGAAGACCAAAATGTGGGCAATGAAGGTGTTAAAACTCTTGAGTCTAGCTTCCTTCTGAGGAAGATTGAAGACAGATATAAATATTCGAATGTAGGAGAAAATGATGAAGATTACATCAAGCCCAAATATACAAACTgtcttctctttttgcttttgtgaAATCACTCTCTTTTGaatgtgttttcactttcttaCTATTTCTATTAGGGTTCATTGTGATGTTACCTCTACTTGGACACATttgccttgttttttgttttgttttatttttattttttttttattttggcatattatgggggtacaaatgtttaggttacatatattgcctttgccctacccaagtcagagcttcaagtgtgcatTTGCCTTTTCTTACTGGTAAATCATCATCATTCTTCAAGACTCAGGTCAGGCTTTCCTTGGTATCTCCTCCAATAGGCCatgattagaatttttttctctggctCAATGCTATTTTCAATGTTCCATAATCATCTGTATAATTTTTAAGCTGCATtaagttgaatttatttttttctacaatatCTGGTAAggatgttatttttttgtttgttgatgattttaattaatttatttattcttgtacTACTTAGTTTATCATATCACTGTAGCATATATTTGACCCACAAATACTTTATGACATGAACAAATTTATGACAAATTACTAATTTCAGTGACTTAGGGTGTTATTCATTGACATTAGAAGTTTAGTAGGGTGGTTTGGTTGGGGGAATTAGtgtaaaatgtccaattttggaTGTGTTAAATCAAAGGAATAAGACCTTGTAGTAAAGCTACCTAGTTGGGAGCTACATTTAGGCATCTGGAAAAATACCTTTGTTAATTGATGATAATATTTCTAATGCCCATTACACCACTGATGCTGGGGTAAAAGGAATAAGATATTGTTGACTATTGTGATAATTGTGTTCCATTCATTGCCTCATTTGATCCTTACCTTGACCTTATGAAGTAtatgaataattttcttaatttaacagATGATAAAAGTTATGatatacaaagttaaaaataaaaattttaactattaGCTATTAGTGATGGAAGCAGAATTTCAAATTGACTTTTCTGTCCTCAGAATCTTAGCTCCTAAATATCTGATATAGTCACTCAAAATATACTCATTGAATAAATGGACAAAATGCATGATTACTgtataaaagaaagagcacaactattttctatataattacgtataaaagttaataaaacatATTCAATAAATCAACAATAAGACTAAGGCTGTAGGAAACAAACATGAAAAGCTAAAGTTTTAAGGAGTTAATTCATTTCAGAACACAAAAATGTCCACACcttgatagagctggagcccattctactcagtgaattatcacaagaatggaaaaacaagcaccacatgtatgcaccatcaaattggtattgatCGATCaatgcttatgtgcacatatagtagtaatattcatcaggtgtcaggcaggttggtgggggggggatggatatattcacatctaacaggtgtggtgtgcaccgtctgggggatggacacacttgaagctctgacttgggtgcagcaaaggcaatatatgtaacctaaacatttgtaccccagtaatatgctgaaatgaaaataaataaattaattaaataaataaataaataaaaagtatttgaaaatatataacaacattaaaaaaatcaataatttccaACTCAAAGACTCCTCACCCCATAAAAACGATCTAAAAGTTAAAGCATGCTTTAAACAACATTTATGGATATGCTCAAAGACAGTTTCTATGctccatgtaaaataaaattaaggttattaataagaagtaaattttttatattttagcacTTAATAAACATagtcaaaaattattatttactgaagataaagaaaaggaaagtaaatgtGGATAAGTAGAATTTTGAGATTCTTCAAGTTTTATTCAGGTTTGAAAGCATAGTCTTAATGTTACCACACTGCAGTGATTGGACATTAGCAAAATAGAAGTGCTAATCCTCATTTGGGGTTCTGTCAAAATATTGTAATAGAGTTTATCAGGTACAGGGAGTGAGGAGGACTCCAGAAATCTACCCCACTATCTGGAATAAAAAGAGCAGACATAGAAGAATAAGCTATAAAATTATCAAAAGGAATGAGCTTCCTCATTcgtaaaataactaaaaagctCAAGACTTCTGTATGGGAAATAATAGTGAGTAGAAGTTAATAGCATGCATTTTGAACTCAGATtccttgggttcaaattctacaTTGCCATGTTGTAGGTGAGTTACCTTATACAACTTAGAtaatgtctctgtgcctcaataTCCTAATTTGTACAACGAGAATGATAATAACACCAACTTCACAGTATACAATTTTGTGGACTAAAGAAGCGAATACATATAGGGTTTAGTAAACAACAAAACACACAGTGATCATTATTTCAGTATTATGCCATTATTATTGCCACTACAATCTATAAAAAACAGattgaaaataatgatttttaattcaGACCTTTCCATCAGGATGTGCAGAGTTCAAATTGggaaacatatatattataaattgcaGAGTCCAGTATGttgagaagttttaaatttttacagtaATTGGCCTggtcattttacatttttgaatttaacaaaatattcttgATAACAtggaacataaaataataataattataataattgctaatatttattgaaaacatccCACAAAAGGCATTCCATtatttgtaaaagaatgaaagaaaaaacataaaaaataaaagaaatagacaagTAATGCACAACATCAAAAACCCCTGCTACAAAGCATAATTAAATTGAGAAATAACGTTTTCAGAACAAGGTGGTGACATCACTAACACACCACGACTACATGAGCCAGATTCTGCcaaaatgaatttgaatttaaatgttttactctcctgaaattttctttttcgaGAAAAAAAGACTCACCACTCGGTCACGAATCTGCTTGGTCTTGACACCATACACCAGGGGATTGACCATGGGGGGCACTAGAAGGTACAAACTTGCAAAAATTATGTGGACTCTTGGAGGTACCTTCTTGCCAATGCGGTGAGTTAGGAAGCTAAACAGTGCAGGGGTGTAGGAGACAAGGATAGTGCAGACATGGGCAGCACAGGTGCCCAGTGCTTTAGAGCGGGCATTCTGGGAAGAGAGGCGGAAGACAGCCTGGAGAATTTTGACATAGGATGTGGCTATGAGTCCAAGGTCCAATATCATCACTGAAAGGGCCACAGAGATTCCATATGCTCTGTTAATGAGGGTGTTGGCACTGGCCAACTTCACCACTGCCATATGCTCACAATAGGCATGATTGATGACATATTTAGTGTAATATGGTAGCCTGTTAATGAGAAGAGGACAGGGCAAAACCATAAGGATGGCTCGCATTGCACcaactaaaaacattttaatgaccATTTGTGTCGTCAGGATGGTTGTATAACGCAGTGGGATGCAAATAGCCACATAGCGGTCAAAAGCCATGGCAACTAGAAGGGCAGACTCAATAATGCAAAATGTGTGGATGAAATACAATTGTGCTAGGCAGACATTAAAGTCAATCCAATGTGCATCAAACCAGAAGATGCCAAGCATCTTGGGTGCAGTGGAAGAGACAAGAGCCATGTCATTCATTGCCAGCatgcaaaggaagaaatacatagGCTGGTGAAGGCTCGGCTCTAGCTGGATAGTACCAATGATTACACTGTTCCCCAGCAAGGTCAGGGCAAACAGGAGGCAGACAGGGATGCCAATCCAGTGGTGAAAATCTTGCAAACCAGGAATACCAACCAGGAAGAAAGGTGAGATGTGGTAATATGTTGCATTGTCTCCCATGTTAAAACTTGAGAGGTTGCATGTTTAGCACAAAGTAGCCAGGAAAAGCAGCATTACAAGGTGACTCTTCCATGATCCTGCCTGTGGGGGATCCAGACACAATGTATAGTAGCCTACGTGAAGAGCCGACTCTTCTACACTTTTGTAAATTATCCAGTAAACCACTTCACCATTCCAAGCTCCAGCATCCTCGATTGCAAATGAGAAGTTTAAGTTCATTTTCTGAGTTTTGCTATTTTATTCAATTCCACTACATAGTTCTTATTTCGTATAAGAGGAGCAGTTAGTAATAAAATAACCTCATCTTTATGCCAAAGCCAGTGTCTGTGGTATAAACAGTCCTAGAAGAAATGATAATTTACTTTTATCAAAGATACAGCGACAAAAtatggagaaacaaacacataCCCCCAAAATAAGAGAGGTATTTAaacatgtaataattttttaagaatactGTTTTCCTTAGGCAGCAAACTTAATCAGGATTTCAGAATAAGATCCCCAAGTGCTAAACCATGAGTATAAAGCATATCAAAATTAGACAACAAAATGCTTTATCATCAGTCATAGGTAAATTTATGCTGATTTTAGATTAAGTCATTAAGAAGATTTGAAGATGGAGAGAGTAACACAGCcacacaaaaataatgaaaattttatttctttgtgctgtcaaataatttaaaacatctattaaatacatataatattagTTGTTAATAAATTCAATCTATTTTTTGTGAAGCCATGGTTCCATCTGTAGACTCAGCCCTGCCTCTGGCTGTCATATCCATCTGCATAATTAAGATAAAGAGGAAAGCAACTACAATTCAGTGTTTTGGATCTCAGCATAAGAGTAGCTGCTATGACCACATCCTTTAATTCTGACAAAAGCTCTCTATCCTTCTTCCCAGAATTCAGTTTCTCCCTCATACCAAATTTTTGACATATTCACTTCATTCTTCataacatgatttttatttataattgctcccagcttattaatttttagttCTGAACCCCACTGATGTGAAATAGCAATGCTTCCTTGTCTGGATGTCCAAATAGTGCCTTTGTGGAAAATACTATTTCTGGTTATGGTATCTACATTCTAATTAATACATGTGCTACTCCGGGCCGATATAAGTGAGTATATGAGGTGTTTCCTAGTAATG
Encoded proteins:
- the LOC138384106 gene encoding olfactory receptor 51V1-like; translated protein: MSAISVSNFNSSRFVLTGFPGLESNYLWLSIPFSSIYAMVFLGNCMVLHVIRTESSLHQPMFYFLAMLALTDLCVGMSTVHTVLGILWGFICEISLDSCIAQSYFIHGLSFTESSVLLAMSFDRYIAICNPLRYSSILTNDKIIKIGVAILCRSSLLIPPVIIPLKFLNYCRPHILSHSFCLHQDLIRIACSDIRFNNIYGLFLVISNLLLDAVLILISYVMILHTVLAIASQEERLKSLQTCVSHICAVLVFYIPIIGLTMVHRFGKHLSPLVHVLMGNIYILFPPLMNPIIYSIKTQQIRRRLQRLFYLKRS
- the LOC138384107 gene encoding olfactory receptor 52P1-like, with amino-acid sequence MGDNATYYHISPFFLVGIPGLQDFHHWIGIPVCLLFALTLLGNSVIIGTIQLEPSLHQPMYFFLCMLAMNDMALVSSTAPKMLGIFWFDAHWIDFNVCLAQLYFIHTFCIIESALLVAMAFDRYVAICIPLRYTTILTTQMVIKMFLVGAMRAILMVLPCPLLINRLPYYTKYVINHAYCEHMAVVKLASANTLINRAYGISVALSVMILDLGLIATSYVKILQAVFRLSSQNARSKALGTCAAHVCTILVSYTPALFSFLTHRIGKKVPPRVHIIFASLYLLVPPMVNPLVYGVKTKQIRDRVVSLFFSKKKISGE